From a single Marinobacter sp. THAF197a genomic region:
- the lon gene encoding endopeptidase La yields MTRISEETVQDYPLLPLRDVVVFPHMVVPLFVGREKSIQALEAAMEGSKEILLVAQKDASTDEPGAVDVFSMGTLATVLQMLRLPDGTVKVLVEGNARASITDISEGDFLSGQAILMEEESLPEREEDVLTKTLMDEFEKYVKLSKKVPSEVSNALTGIQELERLVDTMAAHLEMRIPEKQELLEALDVRKRVDLLLGKLDGEIDLIEVEKRIRGRVKKQMERSQREYYLNEQMKAIQKEMGNLGEGNNDFEELEQKLEEAGLPEEARKKTETELNKLKMMSPMSAEATVVRGYIDWMLAVPWKKRSRVRHDLEKAREILDKDHYGLDEVKKRILEYLAVQSRVKKVKGPVLCLVGPPGVGKTSLGQSIAKATNRKYTRMALGGVRDEAEIRGHRKTYIGALPGKLLQKLSKVGVKNPLFLFDEIDKMGMDHRGDPASALLEVLDPEQNHTFNDHYLEVDYDLSDVMFVCTSNSMDIPPALLDRMEIIRIPGYTEEEKVNIALRYLLPKQIKANGLRKDELKIPEQTLRDLIRYYTREAGVRGLEREIAKICRKVVREHVEANDKASVTLSPEMLEDYSGVKKFKYGLAEEKNEIGQVTGLAWTQVGGELLTIECALTPGKGRVVKTGSLGDVMQESIQTALTVVRSRASGLGIADDFHEKHDLHVHVPEGATPKDGPSAGIGMCTALVSALTKIPVRAEVAMTGEITLRGKVLAIGGLKEKLLAAHRGGIKTVIIPDENVRDLKEIPDNIKDSLEIRPVKWIDEVLDIALAYQPEPRTADSAKEGASSKAGDDAGDAAERINTH; encoded by the coding sequence ATGACCCGTATATCTGAAGAAACCGTGCAAGACTACCCGTTACTCCCGCTGCGGGACGTAGTGGTGTTTCCGCACATGGTGGTCCCGTTGTTTGTGGGCCGGGAGAAGTCCATCCAGGCACTGGAAGCCGCGATGGAGGGCAGCAAAGAAATCCTTCTGGTCGCCCAGAAAGACGCCTCAACCGATGAGCCTGGTGCCGTGGATGTATTCTCCATGGGTACTTTGGCCACCGTACTGCAGATGCTTCGTCTGCCGGATGGTACCGTCAAGGTGCTGGTTGAGGGCAATGCCAGGGCCAGCATTACCGATATTTCCGAGGGTGATTTCCTGTCAGGACAGGCCATTCTGATGGAAGAAGAGTCTTTACCTGAGCGCGAAGAGGATGTGCTCACCAAGACTCTGATGGACGAGTTTGAAAAGTATGTGAAGCTTTCCAAGAAGGTGCCGTCAGAGGTTTCCAATGCCTTGACGGGGATTCAGGAGCTGGAGCGCCTGGTGGATACCATGGCGGCCCATCTTGAAATGCGTATTCCCGAGAAGCAGGAACTGCTGGAGGCGCTGGACGTTCGCAAGCGTGTTGACCTGCTGCTGGGCAAGCTGGACGGTGAGATCGACCTGATTGAGGTGGAAAAGCGTATTCGCGGACGCGTCAAGAAACAGATGGAGCGGAGCCAGCGCGAGTATTACCTGAACGAGCAGATGAAGGCCATCCAGAAAGAGATGGGCAATCTGGGCGAAGGCAATAACGACTTCGAAGAGCTTGAGCAGAAGCTCGAGGAAGCGGGCCTGCCGGAAGAGGCGCGCAAGAAAACCGAAACAGAACTCAACAAACTGAAGATGATGTCGCCCATGTCAGCGGAAGCCACCGTTGTGCGGGGTTACATCGACTGGATGCTGGCGGTGCCCTGGAAAAAACGCAGCCGCGTGCGTCACGATCTGGAGAAGGCCCGTGAGATCCTGGATAAGGACCACTACGGCCTGGATGAGGTGAAGAAGCGCATCCTTGAGTACCTGGCAGTGCAAAGCCGTGTGAAGAAGGTCAAGGGGCCTGTGCTTTGCCTGGTTGGGCCTCCCGGCGTAGGCAAGACGTCGCTTGGGCAGTCCATCGCTAAGGCGACCAACCGCAAGTATACCCGGATGGCCCTGGGCGGCGTTCGGGACGAAGCAGAGATTCGCGGCCACCGGAAAACCTACATCGGCGCGTTGCCAGGCAAGCTTTTGCAGAAGCTGTCGAAGGTTGGCGTGAAGAACCCTCTGTTCCTGTTCGATGAAATCGACAAGATGGGCATGGACCACCGGGGTGATCCGGCGTCTGCCCTGCTTGAGGTGCTGGACCCTGAACAGAACCACACCTTTAACGATCACTACCTGGAGGTGGATTACGACCTCTCTGACGTGATGTTCGTGTGTACTTCCAACTCCATGGATATTCCGCCGGCCCTGCTGGACCGGATGGAGATCATCCGGATTCCGGGCTACACCGAGGAAGAGAAGGTCAATATCGCTCTGCGCTACCTGTTGCCCAAGCAGATCAAGGCGAACGGTTTGCGCAAGGACGAACTGAAGATTCCCGAACAGACACTGCGTGACCTGATCCGCTACTACACTCGTGAGGCGGGTGTGCGGGGCCTGGAGCGGGAAATCGCCAAGATCTGCCGGAAAGTGGTCAGGGAGCACGTAGAGGCCAACGACAAGGCCTCTGTGACCCTCTCGCCCGAGATGCTGGAGGACTACTCCGGCGTCAAGAAATTCAAGTATGGTCTGGCGGAAGAGAAGAACGAGATTGGTCAGGTGACCGGGCTTGCCTGGACCCAGGTGGGTGGCGAGTTGTTGACCATCGAATGTGCTCTGACCCCAGGTAAAGGTCGAGTGGTCAAGACCGGTTCATTGGGGGACGTCATGCAGGAGTCGATTCAGACGGCCCTGACGGTGGTTCGCAGCCGGGCTTCTGGCCTTGGCATTGCCGATGACTTCCACGAAAAGCATGATCTCCACGTGCATGTACCTGAGGGAGCAACGCCAAAAGATGGCCCCAGTGCCGGTATTGGCATGTGCACAGCGCTGGTGTCTGCACTGACCAAAATTCCGGTCCGGGCCGAGGTGGCCATGACCGGTGAGATTACCCTTCGGGGTAAAGTTCTGGCGATTGGCGGGCTCAAGGAGAAGCTGCTGGCAGCCCATCGGGGTGGCATCAAGACCGTCATTATTCCCGATGAAAATGTCAGGGATCTCAAGGAGATACCGGATAATATAAAAGACTCTCTTGAGATTCGTCCGGTGAAGTGGATTGACGAGGTTCTGGACATTGCACTGGCTTACCAGCCGGAACCGCGCACCGCCGATTCGGCAAAAGAGGGCGCCTCGTCGAAAGCCGGAGACGACGCCGGCGATGCTGCCGAGCGCATAAATACACATTAA